CAGGCCGTCCTTGTCGATCACGTAGTCGCCCATGCGCCCGAGGATCTGCCCCAGCAGCTCACGCGCCATCGCGCGCCCGAGGTGCGAACCGGCGCAGCGGTGGATGCCGACGCCGAAGGCCAGGTGTCGGTTGGGCCACCGCTCGATGTCGACCTCGTCGGCGTCGGGGAACATGCTCTCGTCCCGGTTGGCGGAGCTCCATGCCAGCAGGACGCGATCCTCCTCGCGCAGGGCGCAGCCGTGGAACTCGACGTCGTGGGTGACCGTGCGGGCCAGCGCCTGTGTAGGCGAGAAGTAGCGCAGGAACTCCTCGATCGCCTTGTCCAGCTTCTCAGGGTGCTCGATCAGGTCCTGCCGGACGTCCTGGTGGTCGTACAGCCACACCACCGTCTGGCTCACGAGGGAGGCGGTGGTGCCCGTTCCCCCGGCGATGAGCAGCTCGACGATGGAGAACACCTCCTCCTCGGTCACCGGTCGATCGTCGACCTCCTGCTGGACGAGGAAGCTGATGGCGTCGTCCTGCGGCTCCAGTCGCCGCTGGTGGATCACCTGGCGCATCTGCTCGGAGATCGCGGGGAGCCCGACGGTCATGGCCTCCTCGAACTCGGGAGTGCCCTGAAGACCGGTCAGCGCCTGGTGGTGCACCTCGGCGTAGTTCTTCCAGTCCTCCGCCGGCAGGCCCAGCCAGTCCACGGTGACGACAGCAGGGACCGCGATCACCGACGCCATGTCGCACTGGCCGGTCTCGATGATCCGGTCGATGAACCACGTGGTGTACTGCGTGACCAGCCCCAGGAGCCGCTCGGTCGCAGCCGGTGCGGTGATCGGGTTGATCAGCTTGCGGTACTTGCGGAACTCCGGGGGGTCCATCTCGATCGGGATGTGCAGATGCATCGGCGTCTTCGGGATGACCACGGAGAGCCCCTCGCCTCCGGACGTCGTCCGCCGTGAGGTGAAGGTCGCGTCGTCCCGCGCGGCGTCGAAGACGCTCGCGTAGTCGGAGAGGATCCAGTAGCCCCCGTGGGCCTCGGACCACGCGACAGGCGTGGACTCGCGGAGGACCTTGTAGGACGCCGGGGGGTTCTGGGAGTGCTCCTGCGAGTTGTGGTCGAAGTGGACGACCGGACAGCGCGATTCGGTCATGCTCCCTGCTCCTCCTGCGTGCGTCGTGGGCTGAGGATCGCGCCGGGGGACGATCGTGTCAGTCACCTGCAGCATCTTGATAATCGTTATACTAGTTTAGCAGGGTCGGCACGGCTGACAAGGAACTGCCCACGACCGGAGGAGGAGCCATCATGAAGGTGCGCGTCGATGCGGACGTCTGCCAGGGACACGGCGTGTGCAGGATGAGCGCCCCGGAGATCTTCCGGTTGCGCGAGGAGGACGGGCAGGCCTATGTCCTGTCCGAAGACGTCCCGGCCGGCATGGAAGCGGCCGCGCGGCTCGGCGCCGACTCCTGCCCCGAGCAGGCCATCACCGTCTGGGACGACTGAGGAGGGCGGAACGCCCCGGCCGTCGGTGCTCGCGCCCGTCGGATCTGCGGTCGGTACCGCCTGGGCAGG
This window of the Frankiales bacterium genome carries:
- a CDS encoding cytochrome P450, with protein sequence MTESRCPVVHFDHNSQEHSQNPPASYKVLRESTPVAWSEAHGGYWILSDYASVFDAARDDATFTSRRTTSGGEGLSVVIPKTPMHLHIPIEMDPPEFRKYRKLINPITAPAATERLLGLVTQYTTWFIDRIIETGQCDMASVIAVPAVVTVDWLGLPAEDWKNYAEVHHQALTGLQGTPEFEEAMTVGLPAISEQMRQVIHQRRLEPQDDAISFLVQQEVDDRPVTEEEVFSIVELLIAGGTGTTASLVSQTVVWLYDHQDVRQDLIEHPEKLDKAIEEFLRYFSPTQALARTVTHDVEFHGCALREEDRVLLAWSSANRDESMFPDADEVDIERWPNRHLAFGVGIHRCAGSHLGRAMARELLGQILGRMGDYVIDKDGLAPYTQQGTNTGWKAIPATFTPGRRIGPDLGIG
- a CDS encoding ferredoxin; this translates as MKVRVDADVCQGHGVCRMSAPEIFRLREEDGQAYVLSEDVPAGMEAAARLGADSCPEQAITVWDD